A single Nocardioides bizhenqiangii DNA region contains:
- a CDS encoding F0F1 ATP synthase subunit B: MKSLLILAAAEGEEHNPLIPLWEEIAISLVVFGLLFFLIRKFVAPNFEETFAERTQAIEGGLAAAETKQAEADAKLAELEAQLADARHEAARIREEAREQGAAIIAEMREQAQAESTRIVEHGKAQIEAERQQAVTSLRAEVGTLATNLAGRIVGESLDDDARQGRVVERFLAELETPSTQAPGAN, from the coding sequence ATGAAGTCACTCTTGATCCTCGCTGCGGCTGAGGGCGAGGAGCACAACCCCCTCATCCCCTTGTGGGAAGAGATCGCCATCTCCTTGGTGGTGTTCGGTCTCCTCTTCTTCCTCATCCGGAAGTTCGTCGCCCCGAACTTCGAGGAGACGTTCGCCGAGCGCACGCAGGCGATCGAGGGCGGCCTGGCCGCCGCCGAGACGAAGCAGGCCGAGGCCGACGCCAAGCTCGCCGAGCTCGAGGCGCAGCTCGCCGACGCCCGGCACGAAGCCGCGCGCATCCGTGAGGAGGCGCGCGAGCAGGGGGCGGCGATCATCGCCGAGATGCGCGAGCAGGCGCAGGCCGAGTCGACCCGCATCGTCGAGCACGGCAAGGCGCAGATCGAGGCCGAGCGCCAGCAGGCGGTCACCTCCCTGCGGGCCGAGGTCGGCACCCTGGCGACGAACCTCGCGGGTCGCATCGTGGGCGAGTCCCTCGACGACGACGCGCGGCAGGGACGGGTCGTGGAGCGCTTCCTCGCCGAGCTCGAGACGCCATCGACACAGGCCCCGGGGGCGAACTGA
- a CDS encoding AtpZ/AtpI family protein — protein MSQPEEQPKGDPWHAFGYIVAGVAFYGFLGWLADQWLGTRYLVAVGIIAGAGFGIYMTFARFRPDPAARHPQDPQQNDE, from the coding sequence ATGAGTCAGCCCGAGGAGCAGCCGAAGGGCGATCCGTGGCATGCATTCGGCTACATCGTGGCCGGGGTCGCGTTCTACGGGTTCCTGGGGTGGTTGGCCGACCAGTGGCTGGGCACCCGTTACCTGGTGGCCGTCGGCATCATTGCGGGCGCGGGTTTCGGGATCTACATGACTTTTGCCCGCTTCCGGCCCGACCCAGCAGCGCGGCACCCGCAGGACCCACAGCAGAACGACGAGTAA
- a CDS encoding F0F1 ATP synthase subunit delta, with product MLSFRAASTEAVAALVDRVEGSATVADDLFAVAANLRSEGALRRFATDFALPSEAKVGLVSELYDGKVDAATLELLKDAVSRRWTRSRDLADALEYVGVVAAVRSSRNSADQVVDELFAVRTLVNDSADLRNALSDHARSASDKAALVDSLLDGKALPATILLVKQALTGSHRSVAVALEEFEKVAADVHDRDVATVWVAQPLSDDEARRLSEALTAQYGRPVHLNVVVDPDVIGGVKVEIGGDVIDGTIASRLDAARRKLAG from the coding sequence ATGCTGTCGTTCCGAGCGGCGTCCACCGAAGCCGTAGCCGCGCTGGTCGACCGGGTCGAAGGGTCGGCCACCGTCGCCGACGACCTGTTCGCGGTCGCGGCGAACCTCCGCTCGGAAGGTGCGTTGCGGCGGTTCGCCACCGACTTCGCCCTCCCGAGCGAGGCCAAGGTCGGGCTGGTCTCGGAGCTCTACGACGGCAAGGTCGACGCGGCGACGCTCGAGCTGCTCAAGGACGCAGTGAGCCGTCGGTGGACGCGCTCCCGTGACCTCGCCGATGCGCTCGAGTACGTCGGCGTCGTGGCGGCGGTCCGTTCCTCGCGGAACAGCGCGGACCAGGTCGTCGACGAGCTGTTCGCGGTGCGGACCCTGGTCAACGACAGCGCCGACCTCCGCAACGCCCTGTCGGACCACGCTCGCAGCGCGTCGGACAAGGCGGCGCTGGTGGACAGCCTGCTCGACGGCAAGGCGCTCCCGGCCACCATCCTCCTGGTGAAGCAGGCGCTGACCGGCAGTCACCGCAGCGTCGCCGTCGCGCTGGAGGAGTTCGAGAAGGTCGCCGCCGACGTCCACGACCGCGACGTCGCGACGGTCTGGGTTGCCCAGCCGCTCAGCGACGACGAGGCCCGGCGGCTGTCCGAGGCACTGACCGCCCAGTACGGCCGCCCCGTGCACCTCAACGTCGTCGTCGACCCCGACGTCATCGGAGGCGTCAAGGTCGAGATCGGCGGCGACGTCATCGACGGCACCATCGCCAGCCGCCTCGACGCGGCCCGCCGCAAGCTCGCCGGCTGA
- the atpA gene encoding F0F1 ATP synthase subunit alpha yields MTELSIRPDEIRDALNKYVADYEPGAASKEEVGTVASAGDGIARVSGLPSAMANELLEFEDGTRGLALNLDEREIGVVVLGDFAGIEEGQTVRRTGEVLSVPIGDGFMGRVIDPLGTPIDGMGEIEAEGRRILELQAPGVMARKSVHEPLATGIKAIDAMTPIGRGQRQLIIGDRSTGKTTVAIDTIINQRQNWESGDPEKQVRCIYVAIGQKGSTIAAVRGALEEAGALEYTTIVASPASDSAGFKYLAPYTGSAIGQHWMYDGKHVLIVFDDLTKQAEAYRAVSLLLRRPPGREAYPGDVFYLHSRLLERCAKLSDDLGAGSMTGLPIIETKANDVSAYIPTNVISITDGQIFLQSDLFAANQRPAIDVGISVSRVGGAAMTKAMKAVTGSLKVDLAQYRAMEAFAMFASDLDAASRQQLARGQRLMALLKQPAYSPYPLPEMTVSLWLGTSGRLDKVPTEDVLRFEHEFLDYLRRSHEGLLAGIRESQKFEDEDGVAAAYDSFLDQFETSEGGSIKVGHEPEAEAMEDDELEQEQIVKQKRG; encoded by the coding sequence ATGACAGAACTCTCCATCCGTCCGGACGAGATCCGCGACGCCCTCAACAAGTACGTCGCCGACTACGAGCCGGGCGCGGCGAGCAAGGAGGAGGTCGGCACCGTCGCCTCCGCCGGTGACGGCATCGCCCGCGTGAGCGGCCTGCCGTCCGCGATGGCCAACGAGCTCCTGGAGTTCGAGGACGGCACCCGTGGTCTCGCCCTCAACCTCGACGAGCGCGAGATCGGTGTCGTCGTCCTCGGTGACTTCGCCGGGATCGAGGAGGGCCAGACGGTCCGCCGCACCGGCGAGGTGCTCTCCGTCCCGATCGGCGACGGCTTCATGGGTCGGGTGATCGACCCGCTCGGCACCCCGATCGACGGCATGGGCGAGATCGAGGCCGAGGGTCGCCGCATCCTCGAGCTGCAGGCGCCCGGCGTGATGGCGCGCAAGTCGGTCCACGAGCCGCTCGCCACCGGCATCAAGGCGATCGACGCGATGACCCCGATCGGGCGTGGCCAGCGTCAGCTGATCATCGGCGACCGCTCGACCGGCAAGACCACGGTCGCGATCGACACGATCATCAACCAGCGGCAGAACTGGGAGTCCGGCGACCCCGAGAAGCAGGTGCGCTGCATCTACGTCGCGATCGGTCAGAAGGGCTCGACCATCGCCGCCGTGCGTGGTGCGCTCGAAGAGGCCGGCGCGCTGGAGTACACGACGATCGTCGCCTCGCCGGCGTCGGACTCGGCGGGCTTCAAGTACCTCGCCCCCTACACCGGCTCGGCGATCGGCCAGCACTGGATGTACGACGGCAAGCACGTCCTCATCGTGTTCGACGACCTGACCAAGCAGGCCGAGGCCTACCGTGCCGTGTCGCTCCTGCTGCGCCGTCCGCCGGGCCGCGAGGCCTACCCGGGTGACGTCTTCTACCTGCACTCCCGGCTGCTCGAGCGCTGCGCGAAGCTCTCCGACGACCTGGGTGCCGGTTCGATGACGGGCCTGCCGATCATCGAGACCAAGGCCAACGACGTCTCGGCGTACATCCCGACCAACGTCATCTCGATCACGGACGGCCAGATCTTCCTGCAGTCCGACCTGTTCGCCGCCAACCAGCGGCCCGCGATCGACGTCGGCATCTCGGTGTCCCGCGTGGGCGGCGCGGCCATGACCAAGGCGATGAAGGCCGTCACCGGCTCGCTCAAGGTCGACCTGGCGCAGTACCGCGCGATGGAGGCGTTCGCGATGTTCGCGTCCGACCTCGACGCCGCCTCCCGCCAGCAGCTGGCCCGTGGGCAGCGGCTGATGGCACTGCTGAAGCAGCCCGCCTACAGCCCCTACCCGCTGCCGGAGATGACCGTGTCGCTGTGGCTTGGCACCAGCGGCCGGCTCGACAAGGTCCCGACCGAGGACGTGCTGCGGTTCGAGCACGAGTTCCTCGACTACCTGCGGCGCTCGCACGAGGGACTGCTGGCCGGGATCCGGGAGTCGCAGAAGTTCGAGGACGAGGACGGCGTCGCTGCGGCGTACGACTCCTTCCTCGACCAGTTCGAGACCTCGGAGGGCGGCAGCATCAAGGTCGGCCACGAACCCGAGGCCGAGGCGATGGAGGACGACGAGCTCGAGCAGGAGCAGATCGTCAAGCAGAAGCGAGGCTGA
- the atpE gene encoding ATP synthase F0 subunit C, with the protein MIGYGLAAIGPGIAIGLIFAAYINGVARQPEAQSRLQSIAILGFALAEALAIIGIALAFVL; encoded by the coding sequence ATGATCGGCTACGGCCTGGCCGCCATCGGCCCGGGCATCGCGATCGGTCTCATCTTCGCCGCGTACATCAACGGCGTTGCCCGCCAGCCGGAGGCACAGAGCCGTCTGCAGTCGATCGCGATCCTCGGATTCGCACTCGCCGAGGCGCTCGCCATCATCGGTATCGCGCTCGCGTTCGTCCTTTAG
- the atpB gene encoding F0F1 ATP synthase subunit A: protein MNVATEATVSAEEFHAPGPAIFELPPVFEIAGFGVTKPMLQLLVAALLVFALLYVAARQRSLVPGRLQFAGEGAYGFVRNSVGRDIIGSRDFQKFVPYLVTVFFFILVNNLFASLPFFQFPTFSRAGMAYALAGLSWIIYNAVGIAKHGFIGYLKVQCVPSGVSPVMYPLLVPLEFFSNILVRPVTLALRLFCNMFAGHILLVLFATGGLYLIEQGGIGYVAGPLAWVLAIAVSFLEMLVQFLQAYVFTLLNAMYIQGALSDEH from the coding sequence ATGAACGTAGCCACCGAAGCCACCGTTTCCGCGGAGGAGTTCCACGCGCCGGGCCCGGCCATCTTCGAGCTGCCGCCGGTGTTCGAGATCGCCGGCTTCGGCGTCACCAAGCCGATGCTGCAGCTGCTCGTCGCGGCGCTGCTCGTCTTCGCGCTCCTCTACGTCGCCGCCCGTCAGCGCTCGCTGGTCCCCGGCAGGCTGCAGTTCGCCGGCGAAGGGGCCTACGGCTTCGTCCGCAACAGCGTGGGTCGCGACATCATCGGCAGCCGCGACTTCCAGAAGTTCGTGCCCTACCTGGTGACCGTCTTCTTCTTCATCCTGGTCAACAACCTGTTCGCCAGCCTCCCGTTCTTCCAGTTCCCGACCTTCAGCCGGGCCGGCATGGCCTACGCGCTCGCAGGCCTGTCATGGATCATCTACAACGCCGTCGGCATCGCCAAGCACGGCTTCATCGGCTACCTGAAGGTCCAGTGCGTGCCGTCGGGCGTCAGTCCGGTGATGTACCCGCTCCTGGTCCCGCTGGAGTTCTTCTCCAACATCCTGGTGCGGCCGGTCACGCTGGCGCTGCGTCTGTTCTGCAACATGTTCGCCGGCCACATCCTGCTCGTCCTCTTCGCGACCGGTGGCCTCTACCTGATCGAGCAGGGCGGCATCGGCTACGTCGCCGGTCCGCTGGCCTGGGTCCTCGCGATCGCGGTCAGCTTCCTCGAGATGCTGGTCCAGTTCCTGCAGGCCTACGTCTTCACGCTGCTCAACGCCATGTACATCCAGGGTGCGCTCTCCGACGAGCACTAG